One Blastocatellia bacterium genomic window carries:
- a CDS encoding thymidine kinase yields MNVVRGDVGWIEVICGGMFSGKSEELIRRLRRAQIARQRVQVFKPAIDSRYSDSEIVSHSQWRIEAEVVNSAREILERVREDTEVVGIDEGQFFDLDLVDVCTTLANSGKRVIVAGLEQDYLGKPFEPMPQLLAVAEYVTKTLAICVRCGNPANFSQRLVPSTERVLVGASGIYEPRCRKCFVPGIAQNEDAARASS; encoded by the coding sequence GGGAGATGTCGGATGGATCGAGGTGATCTGTGGGGGGATGTTCAGCGGCAAGAGCGAGGAGCTGATTCGCCGGCTCCGGCGCGCGCAAATTGCCCGCCAACGAGTCCAGGTCTTCAAACCGGCCATTGACTCGCGCTATAGCGACTCGGAAATCGTGTCCCACAGCCAGTGGCGGATCGAAGCTGAGGTCGTCAACTCGGCGCGGGAGATTCTGGAGCGCGTGCGCGAAGACACGGAAGTCGTGGGGATTGATGAGGGGCAGTTTTTCGATCTCGATCTGGTGGACGTGTGCACGACCCTGGCGAATTCGGGCAAGCGGGTGATCGTGGCCGGACTGGAACAGGATTATCTGGGGAAGCCGTTTGAACCGATGCCCCAGCTTCTCGCCGTCGCCGAGTACGTTACCAAGACGTTGGCCATCTGCGTCCGTTGTGGTAATCCGGCCAATTTCTCCCAGCGACTTGTGCCGAGCACGGAGCGCGTCCTCGTCGGAGCGTCGGGCATCTATGAACCGCGCTGCCGGAAATGTTTCGTTCCGGGGATCGCTCAGAACGAGGATGCCGCAAGGGCCAGCTCGTGA
- a CDS encoding mechanosensitive ion channel domain-containing protein yields MWLKIASKIGELIVIILVARVTLVVAERILHRVVHHSRRFSPRAAERRALTLIAMVRSLLKYLIIIVTFLIILGRLGVSTASLITGSAIAGLAITFGAQHVIRDLFSGIALLIEDAFSIGDRVTVAGVTGEVIEMGLRMVKLRGDNGVLHFVPYGAIQAVSNHTRMLGATTTGMESKVAVESVAPAPAEPEDML; encoded by the coding sequence GTGTGGCTGAAAATTGCCAGCAAGATTGGCGAGCTGATCGTCATTATCCTCGTGGCGCGAGTGACTCTGGTCGTGGCCGAGCGCATTCTGCACCGGGTCGTTCATCACTCCCGCCGATTTTCCCCGCGGGCAGCTGAGCGTCGCGCCCTGACGTTGATCGCCATGGTGCGGAGTCTCCTCAAGTACCTCATCATCATCGTAACCTTTCTCATCATCCTGGGGCGGCTGGGGGTCTCGACTGCTTCGTTGATCACCGGAAGCGCCATTGCCGGGTTGGCCATCACCTTCGGGGCGCAGCATGTCATCCGCGACCTCTTCAGCGGTATTGCTCTGCTTATCGAGGATGCGTTCTCCATCGGCGATCGCGTGACCGTCGCCGGCGTCACAGGCGAGGTCATCGAGATGGGACTCCGGATGGTGAAGCTGCGCGGAGATAACGGCGTGCTTCACTTCGTCCCCTACGGGGCCATCCAGGCGGTGAGCAACCACACGCGTATGCTCGGCGCGACGACCACGGGCATGGAATCGAAGGTTGCGGTGGAATCGGTTGCACCCGCACCAGCGGAACCGGAGGACATGTTGTGA
- a CDS encoding redoxin domain-containing protein encodes MRDHAWTRNRMLALVIVGALAGVMIYALWRLSQSLQREQALGVGSPFPVITVEPLTGDKETMRLPAGKKTLIVFFRWNCPHCVSELVRLDRACRQIPPAKLDCVALAFDSERETRAWWLQSGLQMEGAFVRDPEFIRRSLDWLTAVPLVFLVDERGIITYKRAGERSEEYDGKLLRDFAHR; translated from the coding sequence GTGAGAGACCACGCGTGGACGCGAAACCGGATGCTCGCTCTCGTGATCGTCGGTGCCCTCGCCGGGGTGATGATCTACGCGCTCTGGCGTCTGTCCCAATCACTTCAGCGCGAGCAGGCCCTCGGTGTGGGAAGCCCTTTCCCGGTCATCACCGTCGAGCCGTTGACCGGCGATAAGGAGACCATGCGCCTGCCGGCGGGGAAGAAAACTCTCATCGTCTTCTTTCGCTGGAACTGTCCTCATTGCGTGAGCGAGCTTGTCCGACTCGACCGCGCCTGCCGTCAAATTCCCCCAGCGAAACTCGACTGCGTGGCTCTCGCCTTCGATAGCGAAAGGGAAACAAGGGCCTGGTGGCTGCAAAGCGGATTACAGATGGAGGGGGCGTTCGTGCGCGATCCGGAGTTCATACGTCGCTCTCTGGATTGGTTGACGGCCGTTCCCCTCGTCTTCCTCGTGGACGAGAGAGGGATCATCACCTACAAGCGCGCGGGCGAACGAAGCGAGGA